One Jeotgalibaca porci genomic region harbors:
- a CDS encoding glycosyltransferase family 2 protein: protein MQNNKVKIDGKVSIITPTYNSEKFVLNTIHSVLNQTYTNWEMLIVDDCSTDRTVELVNGLNEPRIKLILQENNCGAAMARNRAIEEADGEFFAFLDSDDSWRIDKLEKQIHFMRENNYDFTSTHYEHVNEEGISTGTITKARERLDYNGLLKYCPGNSTVIYNAKNLGVFFIPDIKRRNDFVMWLQVIKKAKYNYGLLEPLTYYQVREGSLSSNKKTLIKYQWRVYREIEKLSLVKSLYLLLHKIFSVVMK from the coding sequence GTGCAAAATAACAAAGTAAAAATTGATGGCAAAGTATCCATTATCACCCCCACTTATAATTCAGAAAAATTTGTTCTAAACACTATTCATTCTGTTTTGAATCAAACGTATACGAATTGGGAAATGCTAATTGTTGATGATTGCTCTACCGACAGAACAGTAGAGCTTGTAAACGGGCTTAATGAGCCGCGTATCAAGTTAATCTTGCAAGAGAATAATTGCGGTGCGGCTATGGCACGGAATCGGGCAATTGAGGAAGCAGATGGCGAATTTTTTGCTTTTTTAGACAGTGATGACAGCTGGAGAATCGATAAATTGGAAAAGCAGATTCATTTTATGAGGGAAAATAACTATGATTTTACCAGTACACATTACGAACATGTGAACGAAGAAGGAATCTCAACGGGCACGATTACCAAAGCAAGAGAGCGTCTAGACTATAACGGTTTGTTAAAATACTGTCCGGGAAATTCTACAGTCATTTATAACGCTAAAAACTTAGGTGTATTCTTTATTCCTGATATTAAAAGAAGAAACGATTTTGTGATGTGGTTACAAGTTATCAAGAAAGCAAAATATAATTATGGACTCTTGGAGCCTTTAACTTATTACCAAGTCAGAGAAGGCTCTTTATCAAGTAATAAGAAGACGTTGATTAAGTACCAGTGGCGCGTATACAGAGAAATTGAAAAGCTTTCTCTTGTAAAGTCACTATACTTATTACTACATAAAATTTTTTCTGTTGTTATGAAATAA